In Paenacidovorax monticola, the genomic window GGTCCAGTTCGGTGCCGAGCATCTGCGCACCGTCCAGCACATCGGCGAGACGGTGGCACAGGGCCCGCTGGCGCGGGAACTCGGCTGCCAGGAGGGCACGAAATGGCTGCGCATATCGAGCCTGCGACTGGTGGGGGAGGCGCAGACCTCGCCCATCGGGTGGACAGACGTCTACATCGACCCCGAGTACCAGGAGATTGGCGACCTCGTGCGCGCCACGCCCGACGTTCTTGTCAGCGCATTGATCGAGGCACGCTACGGACGCCAGATCGCCGAGATCCACCAGGACATCCGCGCCTTCTCCATCGAGGACGAAGCCATGGCCAAGGTCCTCGGCCTGCCCCTGGGAGCACCGGCCCTGAAGATCGTGCGCCGCTACCTGGACAAGGATGGCGAGCTGTTCGAAGCCAGCGTCAGCGTGCACCCCGCGGACCGCTTCTCGGTGTCCATGCGGCTGCAACGGTCGCACTGACCCTGGCGCGGGCCACGGCCCGCGCAGCCCCAAGCGCCCTATCCTTGCGCCCTATGTTCACATCCACCTTCACCTTCGCCAAGGGCGAATACGACGCGGAATTCCACGCGCTGGACGAAGCGATCGCCCAGGCGGCACGCGCCATTCCGGGCTACATCGGAGAGGAGTCCTGGGAGAACGCCCAGACCGGGCTGATCT contains:
- a CDS encoding GntR family transcriptional regulator, coding for MSDTAAQKPNFSHIARHLTEAITSGHFAIGALLPTELELCKHYGTSRHTVRAALAELQQLGLVSRKKNVGTRVIAAQPRAGFRPSLASVDDLVQFGAEHLRTVQHIGETVAQGPLARELGCQEGTKWLRISSLRLVGEAQTSPIGWTDVYIDPEYQEIGDLVRATPDVLVSALIEARYGRQIAEIHQDIRAFSIEDEAMAKVLGLPLGAPALKIVRRYLDKDGELFEASVSVHPADRFSVSMRLQRSH